One stretch of Spiroplasma mirum ATCC 29335 DNA includes these proteins:
- a CDS encoding PP2C family protein-serine/threonine phosphatase — MNIRFGYKTDVGSYRSNNQDYFEFTTNNYNNYLAVVCDGMGGHLHGEVASQLVVNSLVSHFQNFNFSGWNDEEVNQWLRKTVISIQEEMVNYAKINPDTSDMGTTLVAALIANQKVYVVNVGDSRLYKLHHNKIYQITADQNMWNSTELKDKQELEFQGQYKKQYNTNTFWKVLTSALGPTKTLKIDTYVIEDVMGTYILTTDGIHDYVDKYDFIDALTSNNKLNDKVKILIDRALENLSTDNLTGLIFEIS; from the coding sequence ATGAATATTAGATTTGGTTATAAAACAGATGTCGGTTCTTACCGAAGCAACAACCAGGATTATTTTGAGTTTACCACAAATAATTATAATAATTATTTAGCGGTCGTTTGTGATGGGATGGGTGGTCACTTGCATGGCGAAGTTGCCAGTCAACTCGTTGTTAATAGCTTAGTTAGTCACTTTCAAAATTTTAATTTTTCCGGATGAAATGATGAAGAAGTTAACCAGTGGTTACGAAAAACTGTTATTAGTATTCAAGAAGAGATGGTTAACTATGCTAAAATTAATCCAGATACTAGTGATATGGGAACTACTTTAGTAGCAGCATTAATTGCCAACCAAAAGGTCTATGTTGTTAATGTTGGTGATTCACGTTTATACAAATTACATCATAATAAAATTTATCAAATTACAGCCGATCAAAATATGTGGAATTCTACCGAATTAAAAGATAAGCAAGAATTAGAATTTCAAGGTCAATATAAAAAACAATATAATACCAATACTTTTTGAAAAGTTTTAACAAGTGCCTTAGGACCAACTAAAACTTTAAAAATTGATACATATGTTATTGAAGATGTTATGGGGACTTATATTTTAACAACAGATGGTATTCATGACTATGTTGATAAATATGATTTTATTGATGCATTAACTTCTAATAATAAACTAAATGATAAAGTTAAAATTTTAATTGATCGTGCCTTAGAAAACCTTTCAACTGATAATTTAACAGGGTTGATTTTTGAAATTAGTTAG